A stretch of DNA from Leptolyngbya sp. SIO1E4:
TCAAGCTTTGGAAGGTCACATCGATTGGGTCTCTTCGGTCACGTTCCATCCCTCTGAACCTATATTGGCCAGCGCCAGTAGCGATCGCATGCTCAAGCTCTGGGATTGTCAAACGGGAGAATATCTGGAGACTCTGGAAGGCCATAGCCACCGAGTAAGGGCAGTGCTCTTTTCACCCGATGGGAAATGGTTGGCTAGCTGTGGGGATGATCGCACCGTACGGCTATGGAATGTGTCATCTCGATTGTGTGAACAGGTTTTGGAAGGGCATCAGCAAGCAGTGTGGTCTCTGGCCTTTAGCCCAGATGGTCACGTCTTGGCCAGTTGCAGCGAGGATGAAACCCTACGGCTGTGGCAAATAGAAACAGGCAAATGCTGTCGTGTGTTGCGGCCCGAGCGCCCCTACGAAGATATGAATATTTCAAATGCAGTAGGCTTAACGCTAGCTCAGCAGAGAACTCTACATGCCCTTGGAGCCATTGGATAAACAGTTTTCGTTTCATAACTTGCTATTCATAGGTTTGAACCCTATCAGCCACCCTCATTTATCAGCAAAAAGTTCACTGGTCGAGATGACGACAGGTACATTCAGACATCACTCCGCCCAAAAAAGGCGAAATGCTTGCTCGGCAATGGTGCGATCGCATCTGTGGGCACTATGAATTGTGATTTGGTTGAATCCAAACAATCAAGATATTAACGGAAACAGCAGCAAAACACATTCTGCATAACAAGATTATGCGTCCTGCACAAAAGCTTATGACATTGTCAGAATTCCTTCGGAAAGGCGTGGCACTTCGGGCCTTAAGCTGTTGTGCTCTTCTTCAACGTTTGTGTTCTCCCTAGAAAATCAAGGTTTGCTTCATACTGTACGTAGCGTCTTATGATGATTTTCTGTCATGTCTTGGCGCTACTGACAGCTATCACTGTATGCCTTGGGAACTGCAATCAAGCTGCCTATAGCCCTTAGCAATATGCCCAAATGGAAACTCTCTGCTGAATTTACCTTCGATGCAGCCCATTTTATCCGCGATTACGATGGCCCTTGTGGACGAATGCAGAGTCATACCTATCGAGGTGGAGTATGAAGATGATTAATTCCTCAACGATTTACACAGACATAATCCCCCCATCGACGGATACGCCTTCTGAGTTGCCGACAGTTTTGCCTATTGTCGAAACCTTCCACTCAGTTCAAGGTGAAGGTTTCTGGACAGGGACAAATGCTTTCTTCATTCGCCTGGCCGGATGTAATGTCGGCTGTCCCTGGTGCGATACCAAGCATTCTTGGCATGCGGAACGTCATCATCAGCGAGCCCTCAGTGAGTTAGTGGCTGAGGCCCGTGCGGCTAATCCCAAAATCGTCGTCATCACCGGGGGAGAACCCCTTATGCACGATTTGTCTGCCTTAACCGATCGCCTGAAGGCTGTTGATCTACCTACTCATCTGGAAACCTCGGGCTCGTATCCCTTCAGCGGTGTCTTTGACTGGGTGACGTTTTCACCAAAGCGATTCAAATTACCTCACCCCAGCGTTTATCCCCATGTCAGTGAGCTAAAAGTTGTCATTGTAGATGAGTCAGATTTGG
This window harbors:
- a CDS encoding 7-carboxy-7-deazaguanine synthase QueE produces the protein MINSSTIYTDIIPPSTDTPSELPTVLPIVETFHSVQGEGFWTGTNAFFIRLAGCNVGCPWCDTKHSWHAERHHQRALSELVAEARAANPKIVVITGGEPLMHDLSALTDRLKAVDLPTHLETSGSYPFSGVFDWVTFSPKRFKLPHPSVYPHVSELKVVIVDESDLVWAEQQAAQTPLHTVKVLQPEWGTPGSRDMVFNYVLKHPEWRVSLQTHKFLGVQ